From the genome of Planctomycetota bacterium, one region includes:
- a CDS encoding error-prone DNA polymerase: MPENEFQKVKPHPAKAAGADRAAGGVRAVSAPGYCELAVTSNYTFLTGASHPEELVERAASLGHVAAGIADTNTLAGVVRAHAAGKEAGIAVAIGCRVVMQDAPAVIVYPASRAGYGRLCRLLTRGKRRAPKGECHLSLDDLLDHREDLLGIVEAPERTDESFVGTLRVLREAFDDDRLSLAVSVCGRAEDARRLGQMREIGARARVALVGTNRVLYHAPERRALQDVLTCIRLGCTIEEAGLRLEANAERHLKAGDEMARLLRACPGAAERSGEIASRACAFNLDQVRYEYPAEACPPGLTPAEYLAREAWAGAGARYPRGVPEKTRRSLEHELGLISELRYEAYFLTCYDIVRFARKAGILCQGRGGAANSAVCYCLGITEVDPATHSLLFERFVSRARGEPPDIDIDFEHERREEVLQYIYETYGRDRAALTAEVITYRGRSAVREVGKALGLPPDCVDALAKNLDRWGEGASEQRVREIGLNPRDATIARVIALSGQLIGFPRHLSQHVGGFVITQGSLCDLVPIENAAMEDRTVIEWDKDDIDAMGMLKIDCLGLGMLTCIRKSFELLEGVGVRGAGGGRLTIADVRSHERSDDAVYDMICRADTVGVFQIESRAQIATLPRMQPKCFYDLVVEVAIIRPGPIVGKLVHPYLKRRKKLEEPECIHPAFKDVLERTLGVPLFQEQVLQMAMIIADFSGSEAEELRRAMSFHRSEERMEKALARLRAAMTARSVEPAIQQRIVDSIKSFALYGFPESHAISFAFLAYFSVWLKVHRPVEFYTALLNCQPMGFYSTSTLVRDAKKHGLRILPVCVVHSDLNCTVMSDDTLRLGLKQLRGISRGSLEVLATQRAQEPWADLDDLLRRCLLSRDERRVLAEAGAFNALGHHRRSALWKVEAAPIDDLLSPLEAESVIPLHAMTSFERMAADYRTTKLTVGTH, encoded by the coding sequence GGGCATCGCGGTGGCGATCGGATGCCGCGTGGTGATGCAGGATGCGCCGGCGGTGATCGTGTACCCGGCGTCGCGCGCGGGGTACGGGCGGCTGTGCCGCCTGCTGACGCGCGGGAAGCGTCGGGCGCCCAAGGGCGAGTGCCACCTGTCGCTGGATGATCTGCTGGATCATCGCGAGGACTTGCTGGGGATCGTGGAGGCGCCGGAGCGAACCGACGAGTCGTTCGTGGGCACGCTGCGCGTGCTGCGCGAGGCGTTCGACGACGACCGGCTGTCGCTGGCGGTGTCGGTGTGCGGGCGTGCCGAGGATGCGCGCCGGCTGGGGCAGATGCGTGAGATCGGCGCCCGGGCGCGGGTGGCGCTGGTGGGGACCAACCGGGTGCTGTACCACGCGCCGGAGCGCCGGGCGTTGCAGGACGTGCTGACGTGCATCCGGCTGGGGTGCACGATCGAGGAGGCGGGGCTGCGCCTGGAGGCGAACGCGGAGCGGCACCTCAAGGCGGGCGACGAGATGGCGCGGCTGCTGCGCGCGTGCCCGGGCGCGGCGGAGCGGAGCGGAGAGATCGCGTCGCGGGCGTGCGCGTTCAACCTCGACCAGGTGCGGTACGAGTACCCGGCGGAGGCTTGCCCGCCGGGGCTGACGCCGGCGGAGTACCTGGCGCGCGAGGCGTGGGCGGGGGCCGGGGCGCGCTATCCGCGGGGCGTTCCGGAGAAGACGCGCCGGTCGCTGGAGCACGAGCTGGGGCTGATCTCGGAGCTGCGGTACGAGGCGTACTTCCTGACGTGCTACGACATCGTGCGGTTCGCGCGGAAGGCGGGGATCCTGTGCCAGGGGCGGGGCGGGGCGGCGAACTCGGCGGTGTGCTACTGCCTGGGGATCACGGAGGTGGACCCGGCGACGCACAGCCTGCTGTTCGAGCGGTTCGTGAGCCGCGCGCGGGGCGAGCCGCCGGACATCGACATCGACTTCGAGCACGAGCGTCGGGAGGAGGTGCTGCAGTACATCTACGAGACGTACGGGCGTGATCGCGCGGCGCTGACGGCGGAGGTGATCACGTATCGCGGGCGGAGCGCGGTGCGGGAGGTGGGCAAGGCGCTGGGCCTGCCGCCGGACTGCGTGGACGCGCTGGCGAAGAACCTGGACCGGTGGGGCGAGGGGGCGAGCGAGCAGCGGGTGCGGGAGATCGGGCTGAACCCGCGGGACGCGACGATCGCGCGGGTGATCGCGCTGTCCGGGCAGTTGATCGGGTTCCCGCGGCACCTGTCGCAGCACGTGGGCGGGTTCGTCATCACGCAGGGGAGCCTGTGCGACCTGGTGCCGATCGAGAACGCGGCGATGGAGGACCGCACGGTCATCGAGTGGGACAAGGACGACATCGACGCGATGGGCATGCTCAAGATCGACTGCCTGGGTCTGGGGATGCTGACGTGCATCCGCAAGTCGTTCGAGCTGCTGGAGGGGGTGGGCGTGCGGGGGGCGGGCGGTGGGCGGCTGACGATCGCGGACGTGCGGTCGCACGAGCGGTCGGACGACGCGGTGTACGACATGATCTGCCGGGCGGACACGGTGGGCGTGTTCCAGATCGAGAGCCGAGCGCAGATCGCCACGCTGCCACGCATGCAGCCCAAATGCTTTTACGATCTCGTGGTGGAAGTGGCCATCATCCGTCCTGGCCCCATTGTCGGAAAGCTGGTGCATCCCTATTTAAAGCGGCGCAAAAAGCTGGAGGAACCGGAATGCATTCACCCGGCCTTCAAGGATGTGCTGGAGCGGACGCTGGGTGTTCCCTTGTTCCAGGAGCAGGTCCTGCAAATGGCCATGATCATCGCCGACTTCAGCGGCAGCGAAGCCGAAGAACTGCGCCGCGCCATGAGCTTCCACCGCAGTGAAGAACGGATGGAGAAGGCGCTGGCCAGGCTGCGCGCGGCCATGACTGCGCGGAGCGTGGAGCCTGCCATCCAGCAGAGAATCGTTGACAGCATCAAGTCCTTCGCCCTCTACGGGTTTCCCGAAAGCCACGCCATCAGCTTTGCTTTTCTGGCCTATTTCAGCGTGTGGCTGAAGGTGCACCGCCCGGTGGAGTTTTACACGGCCCTGCTCAACTGCCAGCCCATGGGTTTCTACTCCACCTCCACCCTGGTGAGGGATGCCAAGAAGCACGGCCTGCGCATCCTGCCCGTGTGCGTGGTTCATTCCGATCTCAACTGTACCGTGATGTCGGATGACACTCTGCGCCTTGGCCTCAAACAGCTGCGCGGCATCAGCCGTGGCAGCCTGGAGGTGCTCGCCACCCAGCGGGCGCAGGAGCCTTGGGCAGACCTGGACGACCTGCTGCGGCGCTGCCTGCTAAGCCGGGATGAACGTCGTGTGCTCGCGGAAGCGGGCGCGTTCAATGCGCTCGGGCACCATCGCCGCAGCGCCTTGTGGAAGGTGGAGGCCGCGCCCATCGATGACCTGCTCTCGCCTCTGGAGGCCGAAAGTGTCATCCCCCTGCATGCAATGACATCCTTCGAGCGCATGGCCGCGGATTACCGCACCACGAAGCTCACCGTGGGCACGCATC